A DNA window from Lepidochelys kempii isolate rLepKem1 chromosome 9, rLepKem1.hap2, whole genome shotgun sequence contains the following coding sequences:
- the GPR87 gene encoding G-protein coupled receptor 87: protein MFCYDKEPKEKLKLRSTVHSQCIDYHLGQDDIISTNSTTGLLGNSTQNEFTTIVLPVLYLIIFLASILLNGLAVWIFFHIRNKTSFIFYLKNIVVADLLMTLTFPFKIIQDSRLGPWHFNFFLCRYSTVLFYANMYTTIVFLGLISIDRYLKVVKPFGDSRMYSITFTKILSACVWVVMAFLALPNLILTNEYPTRKNIDDCIKLKTPLGVKWHEVVIYINTCMFVAVLIVLIGCYIAISRYIYKSSKQFISSSSRKRKHNQSIRVVVAVFFTCFLPYHLCRIPFTFSHIDKLLDDSAHKILYYCKEMTLFLSACNVCLDPIIYFFMCRSFSRRLFKKSNMRTRSESIRSLQSIRRSEVRIYHEYTDV, encoded by the coding sequence ATTATCATCTGGGCCAAGACGACATTATTTCAACTAATTCCACAACAGGTCTACTTGGGAACTCCACACAAAATGAATTTACAACCATTGTTTTGCCAGTGCTTTACCTCATCATATTCCTAGCAAGCATCTTACTGAATGGTCTAGCGGTATGGATTTTCTTCcacatcagaaacaaaacaagtttTATCTTTTACCTCAAAAACATTGTGGTTGCAGACCTCCTAATGACACTgacatttccatttaaaataattcaagACTCAAGACTGGGACCATGGCACTTCAACTTTTTTCTATGCCGATATTCCACAGTTTTGTTTTATGCAAACATGTATACTACAATTGTATTTCTTGGACTCATTAGCATTGACCGATATCTGAAAGTGGTAAAGCCATTTGGGGATTCCAGAATGTACAGTATTACTTTCACCAAGATTTTGTCTGCATGTGTTTGGGTTGTTATGGCTTTTCTAGCCTTACCAAATTTGATTCTTACCAATGAATATCCAACAAGGAAAAATATAGATGATTGCATAAAACTTAAAACTCCCTTGGGAGTAAAATGGCATGAAGTAGTCATTTATATCAATACCTGTATGTTTGTAGCAGTGCTTATAGTACTAATAGGTTGTTACATTGCTATATCCAGGTACATATACAAATCAAGCAAACAATTTATTAGCTCATCAAGCAGAAAACGAAAACACAACCAAAGCATAAgagttgttgtagctgtatttTTCACATGCTTTCTCCCGTATCATTTGTGTAGAATACCCTTTACTTTTAGCCACATAGATAAACTTTTAGATGATTCAGCACATAAAATTCTGTACTACTGCAAGGAAATGACACTTTTCCTGTCTGCATGTAATGTATGTCTGGATCCAATCATCTACTTTTTCATGTGTAGATCATTTTCACGAAGGCTGTTCAAGAAATCAAATATGCGAACCAGGAGTGAAAGTATCAGGTCACTTCAAAGCATCAGAAGATCAGAAGTGCGCATATATCATGAATACACGGATGTGTGA